The sequence CAACAAACACTAAGATAGTAATTCCTAAAATAAGTAGCTTAATTGTCAGACCAATAGCAGTTGCGGCTCGACTAATTTCCCCTCCCAGACGATTGATTAAATCGCCAACCTTCATCTTGGCATAATAATCTATGTCTATTTCTAATAATATTTTTAATCCAGTTTCTCGCATATCTGACATCAGTCTTCTGGTTAAAGAACTCGATGCTAATGTACTAGTGTATGTAGCTAAATTTTTGAGAAAAATAGTAAATATAATTACCCCAGCCATGACCGTGAGCCGATAATTTTCTGGAACCTGATCAAAGGGAGTCATAATTGCTTTCAAAATACCTGGGGCTTTGCTTAAATCTGCTTGTTCACCCACAATTTTTAAAACTATCGGCACAATTAATGCGGTGCTGACACCGTTAAATAAACCTCCAGAAAATCCCAAGACTATCGTCAGAATTATTAAACCCGGGTACGGTTTAGCAAATTTTAATATTAGTTTCCTAGTAGACATAAGTTATTTTGATAAAAATTAGTTCATTATTATAATTTTTACAAGCGAGCAATTACCGAATCCAAATTAATAGCCATCGCCTCGATACTATATTTTTCTATACATCTTTTTCTAGCTTTTATCCCTTGAGCATTTGCTAAATCTAAGTTTTGAAATATCAATTGAATTTTGTCGGCGATTTGTTCAGGACAATTAGGTTCAACTAAATAACCAGTGTCACCTAAAATTTCGGGAATATCTCCTACAAATGTTGATAACACAGGTTTAGCCATCGCCATTCCATCTGTTAGTTTCAAAGGAAATTGAGCGCGGGTTTCTGGTGTATCTCGTTGCGGTACAACAATAATATGAGCAGCAGCTATCACATCAGGCATTATATCTGCAGGATAATTAGGAAGCTTAATGATCCAGTGTCCCCATTTTTGTGTCAGTTGTTCATCATAATTATCATAGGGACTACCACCAACAATTACTAGTTTTAAATCTGGTTGATTAATTTTATCTAGGGCGATGAGGACATCTTCTAAACCTTTATAAGGTCTAGGTGCTCCAGGAAACATTAAGACTCGATATGCTGATAAACCATAGCGATTTCTACTTGCATCAGCATCATATCGAGTGGGATCAAATAAAGAAGTATCTTTACCGTTGGGAACAAAAATACCCCCAAAACGCTGCTGTAAAAAGTTAGTATGTACCGTGACGGCGTTGGCTTGTTTCACTAATTTTTCCATCCATTGTAAATATAAAGGATGATTAGGTAATGTCAAAGCACCACCTTTTTTTAGTAAATCTCTAGCTAGCTGTTTCCAGGTAAAATCATAATGCCATTTGTCGCCACCATGCCAACTAAGTTCCCAGTCATCTATGTCTAAAATTATGGGTTTTCCGGTGTACAACTTTTTCAAAAGCCCTACGCCAAAACTTGCTGGTTGTGGTTTGATTGCATAAATAATATCTCCATTGATTAATTGCAAAATTTTACTAACGGATAGAAAAAAGCTGGGATAAGTTGAGCCTTTGATAGCGTGTATTTTAGCATCATGAGGAATTGCTCTATATAATTCATTGCCAAACAAAAAACCGATAATATCTACTTGATGTCCTAATTTGTTTAGAGCTTTTTGAAGCAAAGATGCGCGCACAAAGCCATCATTAGTAGATAAATTCCAGACGAGCAATGATATTTTTAAATGTTTTTTCATGACCGCTGGGTTTCTTCTTGATAAATCATTTGGTACGCCAGGGATTTGTTACCTGATTTGGTAAAAATAATTGAGCCAGTTGATCAAATATTTTTGTATATAATGAACGGCTAATATCTTTAGCGTATTGAGGTCTATAAGGATAGGTACAGTGGAGTACTTTAATTTCTCCCTCAATATTGTATGAATCTTTCCATTTACTCAAATAGTTGTAGTTTGCTGGTAGAATTTTGATGAGCGGTTTTACAGATGCGATCGCAGCTGCAAAAGCACCCTGATCTCGCAGCAGTAATTTATCTTGGTTTTTGGTAACTACATTAAAGTAATCTTGAAACTTTGCAAAAAAGTCTTGAGTTGTCGGTGTTTTTTTAAAAGCAATAAAACCACCATTATACTGAATACTATCTTCCTGGAGCGGTAGCCCTAGAGCTTGTAAAGTCGGTAAAACATGAGGTAAATTTTCTTGTTGATTTCCTCGCAATAAATTTGTAGCTTTTGCAATTACAGGTTGAACATCTTTGGTTAACAACAAATCAAATTTATCTAGATCTTCAAACACATCATTAATATCCGTAAGTAAGCAAATATCCGCATCTAAAAAAATAGTTTTATCAAATTCAGAAGCTGTAAATAAAGAAATTTTCGCTAGCCGCGATGCTAAAACCGTATTTTCATGTTTGGGTGCTGGCTTTAAAATTACATTTTTAAAAGCTCTGAGCAAGGGATAAAAAATGCGAGGAACTCGGTCAATTAAAATAATTATCGGTTCTTGGTGGAATTTTCTAATTGCTGCCAAAAAATGTATACAATCTTGCAAGGAATAAATTCCTGTCAAAATTGTCATAAAACCTCTAGTTTTTGTCACCATAAAAAGTAAATTTATGATTATTAATGGCTGGAATGACTTTCATCAATTAACTAATAATTAAATTATCTCAATTTATATGATGCTTTAGGATTTTCCCTATAGTAATTCTACGGGAAATTATATTCCTTTTCATGGTTATTTTACGAATTAACAGTATTAATACTGAGCAAACAGTAAGTATATATATTTGGCTTATCTGAAATTAAAACTTTCATTTATTAGAAAATTTATTCATAAAAAAACTAACAGCATAATTCTGTTAGTTTAATATTAATATTTCGGCTAATTAATTTTAACCAAATTCATAACATAGAAATTTAGACTAGTAAAAAAACTACCAGTCAACTAATTGAACTTGTCCTGTTTGGATAGAATCAAAAACGCGATTAATTTGGCGACGTTCTTCAGTACTAATATCACCATGATTAAAGATAGTAGCAGTGAGTAAACTATGGTCTTGGCGACTCATACTTCCTGAGATGAGGATGCGGTCTACAATGCGCTTGGCAGTTATTTCAGCTTGATTAACTGGCTGGTAGATGGAAGATTCGTAGTTCATATTTCTCCTGTAGATGATGCAACTGATGATGAAAAAAAATGTGCTTAACTTTTTGTAAAAAGCAGCCACATAAAAGTTTTTACTTATTGATTTTGGCTGATTAGAACAAATGTTATTGCTCCCCGGTAGCAAATTTTCTTAGCACAAGGGGAACAAAAAAGACCAAAATTAATCTAGCTTTGCCTTTGCGCTTGTTTCCAGAGAAATTTTACTGATTATATTTGTCAGGTTCAAAAGCTTTTTACTATGATTACCGTAAAATTACGGTTGTGTATGACTATATCTAATGATCAATAACAGCTATAATGAACAAAACATGAGCGCTTTATGTAGCTAGTGCCTATCTACTGGGACGGAATGTTATCGATAAATACCACACTTACTTGTAGAGAAAGCGAAAGTAATGGAAGTTATTCGTCTTCAAGCACTCGCGGACAACTATATATTCCTGCTATATGACAGCACACTTAACATCGCAGCGGTTGTTGATCCAGCCGAGGCTGAACCAGTACTCCAGCAACTTACACAATTAAATGCAGATTTAGTAGCGATTTTTAATACACACCACCATCGAGATCACGTGGGTGCAAATCTGCAACTTATCGAAAAGTTTCCCCAACTCACAGTCTATGGTGGTTCTGAGGATCGAGGTAGAATTCCTGGACAGCAGGTGTTTCTGGATGATGGCTCCCGTGTCCAGTTTGCTGATAGGATTGTCGAAGTTTTCTTTGTTCCAGGTCATACCCGCGCCCACATAGCGTATTATTTTCCCCCAAAACAGGCGGGTGAGATGGGAGATTTATTCTGTGGTGATACCTTGTTTGCGGGCGGTTGTGGTCGCTTAATGGAGGGGACACCAACACAAATGGTAAATTCTTTAGAGAAACTGCGTGCTTTACCGGATAATACGCAGGTTTGGTGTGCTCATGAATATACTTTAAAAAATTTACAATTTGCTTTGACCGTTGATGGTAGTAATACTGAGTTGCAAAAGCGCTACCATGAAGTGCAAGCTTACCGTCGTCAAGGGGAAGCGACTGTTCCCTCGCTTTTAGGTGTGGAAAAACTGACAAATCCTTTTCTGCGTTGGGAGCAGCCGTCATTACAATTAGCTGTCAACAGTCATGACGCAGTACAAACCTTTGCTCGGATACGAGGATTGAAGGATAAATTTTAGTTATCTCAAAAATGCCGTATGTCCTACGCTTCCGCTTTTTCTCCTAACTACAGCACTGCGAGAAATCGTTTTTGCACTGCGGCGCAGTCCTTGGGGTGTCGTCTGGAGACATACCCAATTGAGCAGAATGGTTCTGATGGGGAGGAATTATCGATTGATGTGGCGATGGTGGGGAGTCCGCACCCACAACAAATAGTAGTTGTTTCTAGTGGATTGCACGGTGTTGAGGGTTTTTTCGGCTCTGCAGTTCAGTGCGCCTTGCTAGAGGAGCATTTGGTTGATTGGAGTGCCACCCAAGGTATAGGATTAGTATTATTACATGCTTTAAATCCTTATGGTTTTGCGTGGCGCAGGCGGTGGAATGAGGACAATGTTGATCTTAACCGGAATTTTTTGCTACCTGGGGAAGAATATCGGGGTAGTCCAGAAAAGTACCATGATTTGAATTGGTTGTTTAATCCGACTTCACCACCATCTCGTTTTGAACCGTTTTTAATCAAAGCGATCGCTACTATTGTCCGTCATGGCATCACTTCTTTAACAGAAACTTTGCCGGTGGGGCAGTATGATTTTCCCCAAGGGCTATTTTTTGGTGGACATCGCCCCTCAAAAACTTATGAAATTCTCCAAGCGAATCTAACTCGCTGGATTGGTGAAGCCACAAATGTAGTCCACATCGACTTCCACACCGGACTGGGTAAAAAAGCCACCTATCAACTTTTCATTGATGACCCCCCAGATTCAGCAGCAACCCAATGGTTGCGTGAGAATTTTGGTCATCAAATCGTTACACCAGACAAACTCAAGGGTAATGCTTACAAAATTCGCGGGGGTTTAGGAAGTTGGTGTCAGGCGATGTTTCCTCAGTGCAATTATCACTTTCTCACAGCGGAGTTTGGCACTTATCCTGTGCTCCAGGTGGTCGAAGCATTGAGAGCAGAAAACCGTGCTCATTTTTTTGCACCACCACATCACCCATCCCCAGAATGGACGCGCCAGCGACTGGTGGAAGTGTTTGTACCTGCAGATTTGGCTTGGCGGGAAGCAGTGGTATCCCAAGGCTTGGATTTGGTCGCCAGAGCGATTGAGGCTTTGGGAGCAAGAGCGATCGCTTAAGCTAAACTTTATAGTGGCGAATAGTTGCGATCGCCCCCCGCCTTTCGCTACGATCTGTAAGCTTTAGGGTATGGGCAAAGCTACTTGGGACACAGCTACATTCATGTGAGCTACCCTGCTGAAACCCAAGTTAATGAGATTCTACAGGAAAAACGAAAAAAATGGCGAAACGGATACAGTTAGTTTTAAATCAGGACGTCAGCAAACTAGGAAAATTGGGCGACTTAGTAGAAGTAGCTCCCGGTTATGCTCGCAATTATCTGATACCCCAAAAATTGGCAACTCATGCAACTCCCGGTATTCTCAAGCAAGTAGAACGCCGCAGAGAACAAGAACGTCAACGTCAATTAGAACTCAGACAACAAGCCTTGGAACAAAAAGCCGCTCTCGAACAAGTCAGCAGCTTAAAAATCGCCAAGCAGGTTGGTGAAAACGAAGCAATTTTCGGTACCGTCACCAGCCAAGATGTTGCAGATGCAATTAAAGCCGCTACCAGCCAAGAAGTTGACCGTCGGGGAATCACCATCCCAGATATTAACCATCTGGGTACTTACAAAGCAGAGATTAAACTGCATTCTGATGTGACTGCAGAAGTGAATATCGAAGTCGTCGCTAGCTAATTATCGTTTGATTTTGACCCCAGCCGTCCTCAAGGGCGGCCCAGGGTAAACCGTTCACGAATTGTGGTAATTAACTGCTCAATACCAGTAGGTTTCTGGATGTAATAAAAGTGTGTGAATGAAGGTAAGAAAAGTTATAGAGCGTGATTTCCCAGGATTAGGAGCACGAATCAAACAGCATCGAGAAGCAGACAGACGTTCCCTAATTCAGCTTTGTGCTGAAATTGACATGACACCTGCTAACTGGTACAAAATCGAAAACGAAGAAACCAAGGTTTTACCCCTAGAAACCTTGCAGAAAATCGAAAGCGTTTTAGGACTGGACTTGGGAGTAAACCTCGATGGTTAATTCCGCAAACACTAACTATTACTTGTCGATTTTGGACTATAAGAATAATAGCGAAATCATCATCGTCCGTCCCAAATCGCAAATTTAATCCTTATGGCTGAAGAACTGAGTTTTCAAGGCGATGGTAGCGGTGCTCTACCACCCCAAAACATTGAAGCAGAAGAAGCGATTTTGGGGGGAATTTTATTAGATCCAGAAGCAATAGGGCGAGTGAGCGATCGCCTCATCGCCGACGCATTTTATATTAGCGCCCATAAAGAAATCTATCAAGCCGCTAAACAGCTACACACCCAAAGTAAACCCACAGACTTATTAACAGTAACTAGTTGGTTAGCTGACCATGATTTACTAACCCGCATCGGTGGAAGAAACAAATTAGCTACCCTCGTAGACCGCACCGTTTCTGCAGTCAACATCGACACCCTAGCAGTGTTAGTCATGGACAAATACCTGCGGCGACAATTAATTAAAGCAGGTAATGAAATTGTCCATCTTGGTTATCAAACCGAAACCGAATTACCAATAGTTCTTGACCAAGCAGAACAAAAAGTTTTTGGTGTCACTCAAGAGCGTCCCCAATCAGGATTAGTCCACATTTCTGACACCTTAGTCAACACTTATTCTGATATTGAAACTCGCCACCAAGGTATTGCTTTACCAGGAATTCCCTGTGGTTTTTATGATTTAGACTCCATGACTAGTGGCTTTCAGCGCTCTGATTTAATCATTGTTGCTGGTAGACCATCAATGGGAAAAACAGCATTTTGTTTGAATTTAGCAAATAACATTGCCGCAGGTTATAAACTCCCAGTTGCTGTTTTTAGTCTGGAAATGTCAAAAGAACAATTAGTGCAGCGATTATTAGCCAGCGAAGCGGGAATTGAAAGCGGCTATTTGCGGAGTGGACGCATCAGTCAAACCCAATGGGAACCTTTAAGCAGCGCCATTGCCAAACTTTCAGACATGCCGATTTATATTGACGATACCCCGAATATTACCGTCACTCAAATGCGTAGTCAAGCGCGAAGATTGCAAGCAGAAAAAGGCATGGAACTCGGATTAATTGTGATTGATTATTTGCAATTAATGGAAGGTGGCGGTGATAATCGTGTCCAAGAATTATCAAAAATTACCCGCTCTTTAAAAGGTTTAGCTAGAGAATTAGCTGTCCCAGTCATTGCTTTATCGCAATTGAGTCGAGGTGTAGAAGCGCGGACTAACAAGCGCCCAATGTTGTCAGATTTGCGTGAAAGCGGCAGTATTGAGCAAGATGCAGATTTAGTAATTATGTTGTACCGTGAAGAATATTACAATCAAGACACTCCCGATCGCGGTGTCGCCGAAGTCATAGTAGCAAAACACCGTAACGGCCCCACAGGTACTGTTAAACTATTATTTGATCCACAGTTTACCAAGTTTAAAAATTTAGCAAGACCAGGTAATTATTAAAAACTTCTACACCACAAAAAATGATGTAGAAGAAACATTAATTATGAGTGAAGTATTCCAGTTGCCAAGTTCCATGTTCACCGCAAAAATATATAGTAACTGGTGCACTGATTAGAGGCTGAATCACCATACCAGTAACCCTCTTGCTGACAAGCTCTATCTATTTCACTTGTCCAGATTAATGGAGCGAACAACTTTCCAAAACCAAACAATAGAAAGTTGAGCACCACAAAAGCGAAGATAGCACCAAACCAATTGGTTCCTTGCTCTTCCATCGTCTACCTCCTTAGTTATTTTCATTGCATATCTTATGAATGGCAACTAAATAATTAATTGCTAACTTCAGAATATGTAAAACTCGTTTTAAACACAGCCACTATTTCTGCTGTGATCAGTTCAGAAATCAGCAGAAAAAATTGCACTTTTGTGCATATGCTGATGGAAGCATCTGTGCTCATTACCCCTTCAGCAGCAAAAACTAAATCTGAAACCAAGCAGTCAAAGCCACAGCCAAAGCATCCGCAGCATCATCAGGACGGGGAATCTCATCTAAATCTAGTTCCCGCGCTACTGCTTCTTGGACTTCGAGTTTCTCCGCATTACCATATCCCGTCAAAGCTTGTTTAATTTGCGCTGGCGTAAATTCCACATAAGGGAGACGATGCTGGCCTAACACCAGCATGAGTACACCACGAGCCTGTGCCACTAAAATAGTACTTGACATACGATAGAAGAACAACTTCTCGATCGCTACCAAATCTGGTTGCAATTCAGTTATCAGGGTATGTAAATCATCGAACAAGGTACACAGTCGCTGTCCCATTTCGGCATTTGCAGGTGTGCTAATCACCCCAAAATCCAGCATATTCACGGTTGTATCTTGTATCTTGGCTTCATTTTTTTTGCAGGTAATGAGTCCGAACCCTAAAATTGCTAGTCCCGGATCTAATCCCAAAATTCGTGTTTCCATTAAATTAACATTTACCAAAGTAGAGTATTGTTCCACTGGGAGCACTAGCGGCTTTGAGGATCGGCTCAAAAATGAACGAGACGGGAAAATTTAATCATTCCACATTTGGTGTTCAAACCAAGTAGTGTACATTTTCTGTTAATTATTGTTTTTACCATTGCTCCAAACTAGGTATGTCAATCGGTTTTCTCAGACAAGCCCTCAACGCACTGCAAAAGCGATCGCGCAATCGCACTTCCCATCGGGTTAACCAGTGGTTCAAATGGCTATCTCCTGGATTATCAGTCAAACGTTGGCTGCTAATCAGTGTTGGGGGTGTAATATTGGCGAGTCTGGGGTTAGCTATTTGGATTAAGCTGACCCCGATTTTTTGGACAATAGAGTTGCTCAGAGAGTTACTGGGAGCGATCGCTAATATCTTACCCAACTATATCAGCGGCCCTCTGGTGGTACTGTGCGGTTTATTATTGCTCCTTTGGGGTCAAACACGCACCGTCGGTTCTATTACTAAAGTACTTCGACCAGAAGGAGGAGAAGAAGAACTCATAGATGTCTTACTCGCCCATCGGCGATTATACCGAGGGCCGAAAATAGTCGTTATTGGCGGTGGGACAGGTCTTTCGACTTTACTGCGAGGATTAAAAACCTCCAGCGCGAATATTACGGCGATCGTTACCGTCGCCGATGATGGTGGGTCTTCGGGGCGATTACGTCAAGAATTTGGTGTTCTCCCTCCAGGTGATATCCGCAACTGTCTAGCAGCGTTAGCAGATGAAGAAAAGCTGTTAACAGAATTATTTCAATACCGTTTCCGAGCTGGAGACGGATTGACTGGACACAGTTTTGGTAACTTGTTTTTAACGGCCATGAGTGATATCACTGGAGACTTAGAGCGAGCTGTTGCTGCTAGCTCTAAAGTTTTAGCTGTGCGGGGACAAGTTTTACCCGCAACTCTCAGCGATGTTCGTCTCTGGGCTGAATTGGCTGATGGTCGCCGGATTGAAGGCGAATCTAATATTCCCAAAGCTGGGGGGAAAATTACCAAAGTTGGCTGTATACCCGCCAATCCGCCCGCTTTACCAGCCGCAATTAAGGCCATTAAAGAAGCTGACTATATTATCATCGGCCCTGGAAGCCTCTACACTAGCTTAATTCCTAATTTGTTAGTACCAGAAATTGCTGATGCGATCGCCCAAACAACATCACTCCGCATCTATATCTGCAATATCATGACCCAACCTGGGGAAACCGAGGGTTATAGCGTCGCTGACCATATCCGCGCCATCGACGCCGCAGTGGGAAACAGAAGGTTATTTGATGCTGTGCTAGTACATAAAAAATCGCCTTCAGTGAAATCGCTCATCCGTTACGCTGAACAAAATTCCCACCCAGTTTTTTTAGATCGAGAAGCTGTCACCCAACTAGGGCGACGGATTGTCCCCGCTAATGTTTTATTTGAAGATGAAACAGGTTATGTACGTCACAATCCCCAAAAATTAGCGCGCGTATTGTTACGGTGGTACAGTGGAGCACATCATATTAAATGAATATTTTGCTCACAGATGCACAAGCAACTTTCAATTTGGGCTTAACTCTTGGTCGCACCCTCGCTGCTGGAAGCGTCATTCTCCTCACAGGCGATTTAGGCGCCGGTAAAACTACTTTAGTACAAGGTATTGGTCAAGGGTTGGGAATCACTGAACCAATTGTCAGTCCCACCTTTACTCTCATCAATGAGTATCTGGGTGGACGTCTTCCCCTTTATCATTTAGATTTATATCGCCTAGAACCACAAGAAGTTGTGGGCTTAAATTTAGAGACTTATTGGGAAGGTCTGGAAGTGGCGCCGGGAATTATGGCCATTGAGTGGGCAGAAAGATTACCTTATAAACCAGATAGTTATCTGAGTATATATTTGAGTTATCACCCTGGGGGCGATCGCCAAGCTGAAATTACCCCATTTAATAGCACTGCAGGACTAATATTTGATTTCTGAAAAAAATTCAGTCCACTTTTATTCCCTTGTTCCCTGTTCCCTAATCAAAGCTGACTGTTATATATAAATTTTCATGTAGAGACGTTGCCATAAACGTCTCTACACAGGTTGGAAAGAATGCAAAATTATTTTTCTACCGCACGGAAATGGAAAGTATGATTTATGCAACAGAGTAATTTACTAGCAAACTTTTATATCCAGCCTTTGGGCAAAAATACACAGCAAATCAGCTTCTATCTGCCGCTACCGCGCTCGTCTTCGTTACAGTAATTATTTAGCATTGTTATCTTTTTTATTCAAAAATTAATCAAAACCTGTTGACCTGGAGAAACATGACAGTTAGATTTACTAGCTGTATTACCAAAATCAGTAATTACTAGTATGAAAATTGCAGATTAACTCAAAACATCTAAATAACAGCAACTTATAAAAAGAAAAAATGCCAAATCTACCTCAGTCAAAACGAACGCTTACATCCCGCGTTCATCAAGCGGTTTTCTTGCCTAAAGTGGCAATTTATGATATTGAGATTGGCATACAGCTTTTTATAGGTAATATCTAGCAAAATGCCGATTTATTAATTACCTAAGTACACAAAAAATTAGGCACAGAGAATACCAGTTGCTGTAGAGAGTGAGAGGCGGAGGTTTTGAATCTGCTAACACTGTGTTTCTATTCGATTATCCTCTTGATGAGTTTGATAAATTGTCTGTTTGGTTACTTGTTGCTACTTTCTTAATTTTGTAAAAAATCATCTTCTTTTTATAAGAAACAAAAGATTACACTGATTAGTGTTAGGAAAAACATGTTTTCTTAATCTATAAATTAAGCATATATAAACTCTTTTTAATTGAAAACAGAGTTTTCACATAACTTACCTAGCTTAATTAATTTGCCGAATTTTCTATAATTGTGCAAATAAAAATTGCAGATAGTGGAATACCCATAGGTGGTCGGAAATCTTTAAAGGTATAGCATTTATGTATGAATTGTCTAACTTAATCTTTAACTTTATTTGTCTGTGCTAGATTCACAGCCAATCTAGATAAAAATGACATCAACAAATTAATGGTGATAGTTAAGCTTATCTAATTACAAAATAGAGAAAATTTTATATGTGTATATGTTGCTATTACTTAATTAAGGCTTACGTAATGTATGATAGTTGCGTATAAGCACTAGAATATCTGCGATTTACCCGAGATTTCTAGGATAATCAAATTTATAGCAGGGAACAGGGAATAGGGAAGAGAGAATTGGGAATAGAGATGATATTAATATCAATTCCCCAGTCCCTAATTCCTAGGGTATTTGCTAAGAAAAATTGAGAGCCTGACCCCGTACCGACTCATTTACTTGACCCTGATCATAGACAATTTCGCCACCAACGATGGTTTTGACAGCCCAGCCGGTGAGGTTCCAGCCTTCAAAAGGACTCCAACGACACTTAGTGAACAATTCTTCCCGCAGCACTGGGCGGTAAGTGTTTAAATCTACAAGCACTAAATCGGCGTCATAACCAGGGGCGATCGCGCCTTTGTTGGGGATACCATAAGCAACCGCTACAGCCTGAGACATCCAATGGACAACTTGAGCAATGGTACACTTTCCTTGCATCGCGGCTGTTAACATCAACGCCAGAGAAGTTTCCACCCCAGGCATTCCGGAGGGACTATGGGGATAGGGTTGGGCTTTTTCTGCTAAAGTGTGTGGTGCATGGTCAGTGGCGATGAAATCAATCACACCATCGCGTAAAGCTTGCCATAAAACTTCATTATCGTGGGGCGATCGCAATGGAGGATTCATCTGCGCCAAAGTCCCAATTTTTTCATAAGCGCTCGTATTCAGCAATAAATGCTGTGGAGTCACCTCGGCTGTCACCCAACTGGGTTTCTCTTGACGCAGTAAATCAGCTTCCTCTGCGGTTGACATATGCAGAATATGTAGCCGGCGTTGGTATTTTTGCGAAAGTTTTAAAGCCAGTTTAGTCGCCAGCAATGCGGCTTGATTGTCTTGAATTTGGGAATGGACTGCAGGATCATCAATACCAGAAAACTCCTGACGCCGCTGGCTAATTCTGGCTTGATCCTCCGCATGAACAGCAATTAAGCGACTCCCTTGAGCAAAAATCGCCTCTAACGCCGCCTCTTGGTCAACCAACAACTGACCGTGCATCGATCCCATGAAAATTTTAATTCCCGGTGTGGGCTTGGCTTGCAGCAAGTCTGGCAGATTATCGGCTGTTGCCCCGATAAAAAAGCCATAATTAACTAAGCACTTTTGGGCAGCGAGTTGTAGCTTATCATCTAAAGCTTGCTGGCTAGTGGTCAACGGGCGTGTATTCGGCATTTCCAGAAAAGAGGTGACTCCTCCTTTGGCGCAAGCCCGACTAGCGGTAGATAAATCTTCCTTGTATTCTAGTCCTGGTTCGCGGAAATGTACTTGTGGATCGATGACTCCTGGCAACAAAGTTAACCCTTGTGCGTCTATTTCAAGCGTGGGTGCGGTGGTAGTGACTGCTGGTGCGACTTCGACAATTTGGCGATCGCGCGTCAGCACATCCCCAACCATCAATTCACCATCAGGTAGAATTATGCGAGCGCGACGAATCAGTAAACTTTTTGGAGATGACATGTGGTTAAAAGCAGTAAGACACAGAGCTACGCATGACGGATAACTATCCTTTTAGGTTAAACTTGGTTGCGCTCTCTAGTCATAAATTTTGGTCACAAGTTAAAAAAAAGTGGATTATTAATTAACAAGACCCCTGTGAAAATGCCTAAATAATCAGAAAATCTAACTTCTCCCGTTAAGATTAAAAAATAAGGTTCCTCTTGGCGAGTTCACTACCTGCATATTTTTTACTTCAATAAATTTCATGCAAAATCAAGTGTCTGATAACAACTCTAGTCAACAACCCGATAATTCCTGGATTGCAGAAATAGGTAGA is a genomic window of Fortiea contorta PCC 7126 containing:
- the ruvC gene encoding crossover junction endodeoxyribonuclease RuvC, whose translation is METRILGLDPGLAILGFGLITCKKNEAKIQDTTVNMLDFGVISTPANAEMGQRLCTLFDDLHTLITELQPDLVAIEKLFFYRMSSTILVAQARGVLMLVLGQHRLPYVEFTPAQIKQALTGYGNAEKLEVQEAVARELDLDEIPRPDDAADALAVALTAWFQI
- a CDS encoding gluconeogenesis factor YvcK family protein; amino-acid sequence: MSIGFLRQALNALQKRSRNRTSHRVNQWFKWLSPGLSVKRWLLISVGGVILASLGLAIWIKLTPIFWTIELLRELLGAIANILPNYISGPLVVLCGLLLLLWGQTRTVGSITKVLRPEGGEEELIDVLLAHRRLYRGPKIVVIGGGTGLSTLLRGLKTSSANITAIVTVADDGGSSGRLRQEFGVLPPGDIRNCLAALADEEKLLTELFQYRFRAGDGLTGHSFGNLFLTAMSDITGDLERAVAASSKVLAVRGQVLPATLSDVRLWAELADGRRIEGESNIPKAGGKITKVGCIPANPPALPAAIKAIKEADYIIIGPGSLYTSLIPNLLVPEIADAIAQTTSLRIYICNIMTQPGETEGYSVADHIRAIDAAVGNRRLFDAVLVHKKSPSVKSLIRYAEQNSHPVFLDREAVTQLGRRIVPANVLFEDETGYVRHNPQKLARVLLRWYSGAHHIK
- a CDS encoding dihydroorotase; translated protein: MSSPKSLLIRRARIILPDGELMVGDVLTRDRQIVEVAPAVTTTAPTLEIDAQGLTLLPGVIDPQVHFREPGLEYKEDLSTASRACAKGGVTSFLEMPNTRPLTTSQQALDDKLQLAAQKCLVNYGFFIGATADNLPDLLQAKPTPGIKIFMGSMHGQLLVDQEAALEAIFAQGSRLIAVHAEDQARISQRRQEFSGIDDPAVHSQIQDNQAALLATKLALKLSQKYQRRLHILHMSTAEEADLLRQEKPSWVTAEVTPQHLLLNTSAYEKIGTLAQMNPPLRSPHDNEVLWQALRDGVIDFIATDHAPHTLAEKAQPYPHSPSGMPGVETSLALMLTAAMQGKCTIAQVVHWMSQAVAVAYGIPNKGAIAPGYDADLVLVDLNTYRPVLREELFTKCRWSPFEGWNLTGWAVKTIVGGEIVYDQGQVNESVRGQALNFS
- a CDS encoding bifunctional alanine racemase/tRNA (adenosine(37)-N6)-threonylcarbamoyltransferase complex ATPase subunit type 1 TsaE, which translates into the protein MNILLTDAQATFNLGLTLGRTLAAGSVILLTGDLGAGKTTLVQGIGQGLGITEPIVSPTFTLINEYLGGRLPLYHLDLYRLEPQEVVGLNLETYWEGLEVAPGIMAIEWAERLPYKPDSYLSIYLSYHPGGDRQAEITPFNSTAGLIFDF
- the dnaB gene encoding replicative DNA helicase, with the protein product MAEELSFQGDGSGALPPQNIEAEEAILGGILLDPEAIGRVSDRLIADAFYISAHKEIYQAAKQLHTQSKPTDLLTVTSWLADHDLLTRIGGRNKLATLVDRTVSAVNIDTLAVLVMDKYLRRQLIKAGNEIVHLGYQTETELPIVLDQAEQKVFGVTQERPQSGLVHISDTLVNTYSDIETRHQGIALPGIPCGFYDLDSMTSGFQRSDLIIVAGRPSMGKTAFCLNLANNIAAGYKLPVAVFSLEMSKEQLVQRLLASEAGIESGYLRSGRISQTQWEPLSSAIAKLSDMPIYIDDTPNITVTQMRSQARRLQAEKGMELGLIVIDYLQLMEGGGDNRVQELSKITRSLKGLARELAVPVIALSQLSRGVEARTNKRPMLSDLRESGSIEQDADLVIMLYREEYYNQDTPDRGVAEVIVAKHRNGPTGTVKLLFDPQFTKFKNLARPGNY